In a genomic window of Telopea speciosissima isolate NSW1024214 ecotype Mountain lineage chromosome 5, Tspe_v1, whole genome shotgun sequence:
- the LOC122662240 gene encoding vacuolar iron transporter homolog 4-like, translating to MATLEVEASNQPIPKETTLDIPENDSELQITDQEIKINYSQRAQWLRAAVLGASDGLVSTASLMMGVGAIKQDVKSMIITGFAGMVAGACSMAIGEFVSVYSQYDIEVSQMKRQHKASDDGKESLDEGEKEDLPSPLKAAGASALAFVVGALVPLLSASFIKGYKVRLGVVVAISSLALIVFGVLGGVLGRAPVKKSCLRVLIGGWLAMAITFGLTKLIGLAGI from the coding sequence ATGGCAACCCTAGAAGTAGAAGCCAGCaaccaaccaatccccaaggaaaCCACACTTGATATACCTGAAAATGATTCTGAGCTTCAGATCACTGAccaagaaatcaaaataaactACTCCCAAAGGGCACAGTGGCTGAGAGCTGCAGTTCTTGGAGCCAGTGATGGATTGGTCTCTACAGCATCGTTAATGATGGGAGTAGGAGCTATAAAGCAAGATGTAAAATCCATGATTATTACTGGTTTTGCAGGAATGGTTGCCGGAGCGTGTAGCATGGCGATCGGAGAGTTTGTGTCGGTGTACTCGCAGTATGACATAGAGGTTTCTCAAATGAAGAGACAACATAAAGCTTCAGATGATGGAAAAGAAAGTCTGGATGagggggagaaagaagatcTCCCAAGCCCACTCAAGGCGGCTGGAGCATCTGCTCTTGCCTTTGTTGTTGGAGCCTTGGTCCCATTGTTATCAGCTTCTTTTATAAAGGGTTATAAGGTGAGATTGGGGGTGGTAGTTGCAATATCTAGCTTGGCTTTGATTGTGTTTGGGGTTTTAGGTGGTGTCTTAGGAAGGGCACCTGTGAAGAAGTCTTGTTTGAGGGTGTTGATTGGGGGTTGGCTTGCTATGGCTATAACTTTTGGGTTGACCAAGTTGATTGGGCTAGCTGGAATATAA